A single Streptomyces sp. Edi2 DNA region contains:
- a CDS encoding pyridoxal 5'-phosphate synthase, whose protein sequence is MTDQPGHQDTPDAVPAGATAHHSDAADAADATDGADGADGAEATDATHTGGAAEARAFRELLRGLRVWDVELPAFDMATAPDDPLPLFRQWLREAAEAGVPEPHTMTLATADADGDPSVRTLMLHDADERGWHFASHRGSRKGRDLAVRPRAALGFYWAAVGRQVRVRGSVTVAGPEESAADLHHRSTGALAAALVGRQSEVLGSTAELARASEAAWERARREPEAPVPSWTLYVLRAEEVEFFQGDAQRRHVRLNYRYEGDGWLKELLWP, encoded by the coding sequence ATGACTGATCAGCCCGGGCACCAGGACACGCCGGACGCCGTTCCCGCCGGCGCCACCGCTCACCACTCCGACGCCGCGGACGCCGCGGACGCCACGGACGGCGCGGACGGGGCGGACGGCGCGGAAGCCACGGATGCCACGCACACCGGGGGCGCCGCGGAAGCCCGCGCGTTCCGGGAGCTGCTGCGCGGGCTGCGGGTCTGGGACGTCGAACTGCCGGCGTTCGACATGGCCACAGCGCCGGACGACCCCCTGCCACTGTTCCGGCAGTGGCTGCGGGAGGCCGCCGAGGCCGGCGTCCCCGAGCCCCACACCATGACGCTCGCCACGGCGGACGCGGACGGCGACCCCTCCGTGCGAACCCTGATGCTGCACGACGCCGACGAGCGCGGCTGGCACTTCGCCTCGCATCGCGGCAGCCGCAAGGGCCGCGATTTGGCCGTACGGCCGCGGGCGGCGCTCGGTTTCTACTGGGCGGCGGTCGGCCGTCAGGTGCGGGTCCGGGGGTCGGTGACCGTGGCGGGCCCCGAGGAGAGCGCGGCCGATCTGCACCATCGCTCCACCGGCGCGCTGGCCGCGGCGCTGGTCGGGCGGCAGAGCGAGGTGCTCGGCTCGACGGCGGAGCTGGCGCGCGCCTCGGAGGCCGCATGGGAGCGCGCCCGTCGCGAGCCGGAGGCACCGGTGCCGAGCTGGACGCTGTACGTACTGCGGGCCGAGGAGGTCGAGTTCTTCCAGGGCGACGCACAGCGCCGCCATGTACGTCTCAACTACCGCTACGAGGGCGACGGCTGGCTGAAGGAACTCCTCTGGCCGTGA
- a CDS encoding GNAT family N-acetyltransferase, with the protein MLIREATAADWPAIWPFLHAIVAAGETYTYPRDLDEATAREMWMLTAPGRTVVAVDESGTVLGTAKMNPNHMGGAAHIAGASFMVDPQCGGRGVGRALGEHVLDWARAEGYRAMQFNAVVETNTGAVALWESLGFRIMTTLPEGFLHPTKGYVGLHIMYRQL; encoded by the coding sequence GTGTTGATACGTGAGGCGACCGCGGCCGACTGGCCCGCCATCTGGCCCTTCCTCCACGCCATCGTGGCGGCAGGGGAGACCTATACCTACCCCCGGGATCTCGATGAGGCCACGGCCCGCGAGATGTGGATGCTGACGGCACCCGGCCGCACGGTCGTCGCCGTCGACGAGTCCGGCACGGTGCTCGGTACGGCCAAGATGAACCCCAATCACATGGGCGGCGCCGCACATATCGCCGGTGCGAGCTTCATGGTCGATCCGCAGTGCGGTGGACGCGGCGTCGGCCGGGCCCTGGGGGAGCACGTACTGGACTGGGCCCGCGCCGAGGGCTATCGCGCGATGCAGTTCAACGCTGTCGTGGAGACCAATACCGGTGCCGTCGCCCTCTGGGAGTCCCTGGGCTTCCGGATCATGACGACCCTCCCCGAGGGCTTCCTGCACCCCACCAAGGGCTATGTGGGGCTGCACATCATGTACCGGCAGCTGTGA
- a CDS encoding OB-fold domain-containing protein → MAGTAGAGAGGAQGAVSRGARSAARFDLPEVDAFTRPYWDAAAEGRLLLRRCRAEGCGAVHHYPREFCPHCWSEDVGWVPASGRATLYTWSVVHRNDLPPFVERVPYVAAVVDLVEGPRMMTEITDCPEPELRIGMPLAVHFRHEGEGEGQDAAAGQGAGEGAGAGAGEGQGEGVGDGVGGGAGGRVAIPVFRPV, encoded by the coding sequence ATGGCTGGGACTGCTGGGGCTGGGGCGGGAGGGGCGCAGGGGGCGGTGTCGCGTGGGGCGAGGAGTGCGGCGCGTTTCGATCTGCCGGAGGTGGATGCCTTCACCAGGCCGTACTGGGACGCGGCGGCCGAGGGGCGACTGCTGCTGCGTCGCTGCCGGGCAGAGGGGTGCGGTGCGGTGCATCACTACCCGCGTGAGTTCTGCCCGCACTGCTGGAGTGAGGATGTCGGCTGGGTGCCGGCCAGCGGACGCGCCACTCTCTATACCTGGTCCGTGGTGCACCGTAACGATCTCCCGCCCTTCGTTGAGCGGGTCCCGTACGTGGCGGCCGTGGTCGATCTCGTCGAAGGCCCCCGGATGATGACCGAGATCACCGACTGCCCGGAGCCGGAACTGCGGATCGGGATGCCGCTCGCCGTGCACTTCCGTCACGAGGGAGAGGGGGAGGGGCAGGACGCGGCCGCGGGCCAGGGCGCGGGCGAGGGCGCGGGCGCGGGCGCGGGCGAGGGCCAGGGTGAGGGCGTTGGTGATGGTGTTGGTGGTGGGGCAGGCGGGAGGGTTGCCATTCCTGTGTTCCGGCCCGTGTGA
- a CDS encoding GNAT family N-acetyltransferase — translation MSSLSATNPWPTTIGTARLLLRPAEPTDVKEFTRLWTDPEVRRFLGGPVAEETLCLYQQNFAHRPNLFTVTTREGATVVGSVVIDPASRFDERREVSYGLLPEHWGQGYAREAVAAVVDWALANVPSDSPSVIAVTQEANDRSRRLLEAIGMCHLGSFEEFDAAQAMYSVDRRGLRLGG, via the coding sequence ATGTCTTCCCTGTCTGCCACGAACCCCTGGCCCACCACCATCGGCACGGCGCGACTCCTGCTGCGTCCCGCTGAACCCACCGACGTGAAGGAGTTCACCCGGCTCTGGACGGATCCCGAGGTTCGACGCTTTCTCGGCGGGCCGGTGGCCGAAGAGACGCTTTGCCTCTACCAGCAGAATTTCGCGCACCGTCCCAACCTGTTCACGGTGACCACACGGGAGGGCGCGACCGTCGTCGGCTCCGTGGTGATCGATCCGGCGTCCAGGTTCGACGAGCGGCGGGAGGTGTCCTACGGGCTCCTGCCCGAACACTGGGGGCAGGGATACGCCCGTGAAGCCGTGGCCGCCGTCGTTGACTGGGCCCTCGCGAACGTCCCCTCGGACAGTCCGTCGGTCATTGCGGTCACACAAGAGGCCAACGACCGCTCCCGCCGCCTCCTTGAGGCCATCGGTATGTGTCACCTCGGCAGTTTCGAGGAGTTCGACGCGGCCCAGGCGATGTATTCCGTCGATCGTCGGGGGCTCCGCCTCGGTGGGTGA
- a CDS encoding acetate--CoA ligase family protein, which produces MLGSTHGTLTTHSRPARVMACGEQPRHTVHGISEPHPGDGGQGAGVVDRDVSGRPLHAPALDLDRFFRPESVAVIGASDSEGRPNAGITRQLITWAERVGARLHLVNPGRDQVFGRPCHSAVAELPETVDLAVLLVGDPLPVIEQLGEAKVKFAVAFASGFAETGERGAAAQARLAEVVERSGLRLLGPNTNLNAFERFREDLDGPAIALITQSGHQGRPVFSLQELGIRLSHWAPTGNEADLETADFLSYFATRPEVGAIAAYVEGLKDGRSFLLAADRAARHHVPVVAVKVGRTETGARTALSHTGKLTGADSVVDAAMRQFGVIRVDGLDELQDTAALLARAKKPTAEGIAVYSISGGTGAHFSDLATAAGLRLPALGDAKQAELHQWIPDYLSVANPIDNGGHPVGDWRGRKIIDAILTDPSIGVLICPITGPFPPMSDKLAQDLVDAAEQTDKLVCVVWGSPVGTEDAYRRTLLGSSRVATFRTFANCITAVRAYLDHHRFAAGYRSPFDDAPRIPSPSARKAQALMRPGEPLSEHAAKQLLRAYGIRVPREQLVTSAAAAVRSASLVGYPVVMKASGPQLAHKTELGLVKVGLTSASQVRDVYRELTDIARYEDVALDGVLVCQMIERGVETVVGITHDSLFGPTVTVGLGGVLVEVLQDVAVGIPPFGEDQARAMLGELRGRALLDGVRGAPPADIDALVEVVLRVQRMALELDGQLAELDINPLVVLPRGEGAVALDALAICP; this is translated from the coding sequence ATGCTTGGATCGACTCACGGCACCCTCACCACTCACTCCCGGCCGGCCCGCGTCATGGCCTGTGGGGAGCAACCACGACACACCGTCCACGGCATCAGTGAACCGCACCCCGGCGACGGCGGACAGGGCGCCGGGGTGGTCGACCGCGATGTCAGCGGGCGTCCGCTGCACGCCCCGGCGCTCGACCTGGACCGGTTCTTCCGGCCCGAGTCCGTGGCCGTGATCGGCGCCTCGGACAGCGAGGGCCGCCCCAACGCGGGGATCACCCGCCAGCTGATCACCTGGGCGGAGCGCGTCGGCGCCCGGCTCCACCTCGTCAATCCGGGACGCGACCAGGTCTTCGGGCGGCCTTGCCACTCAGCCGTCGCCGAGCTGCCGGAGACCGTCGACCTCGCCGTACTCCTCGTCGGCGACCCCCTTCCGGTCATCGAGCAACTCGGCGAGGCCAAGGTGAAGTTCGCCGTGGCCTTCGCCTCCGGATTCGCCGAGACCGGCGAGCGCGGGGCGGCCGCCCAGGCCCGGCTGGCCGAGGTCGTCGAGCGGTCCGGTCTGCGGCTGCTCGGGCCGAACACCAACCTCAACGCCTTCGAGCGGTTCCGTGAGGACCTGGACGGCCCGGCCATCGCCCTGATCACGCAGTCAGGCCACCAGGGCCGCCCCGTCTTCAGCCTTCAGGAACTGGGCATCCGTCTCTCGCACTGGGCCCCCACCGGCAACGAGGCCGATCTGGAGACCGCGGACTTCCTCTCCTACTTCGCGACCCGCCCCGAGGTGGGCGCCATCGCCGCGTATGTGGAAGGCCTCAAGGACGGCCGCAGCTTCCTGCTGGCCGCCGACCGCGCCGCCCGCCATCACGTCCCCGTCGTCGCCGTCAAGGTCGGACGCACCGAGACCGGCGCCCGGACGGCCCTCTCGCACACCGGCAAGCTCACCGGCGCCGACAGCGTCGTGGACGCGGCGATGCGGCAGTTCGGCGTCATCCGGGTGGACGGGCTCGACGAGCTGCAGGACACCGCGGCCCTGCTGGCCCGTGCGAAGAAGCCCACCGCGGAGGGCATCGCCGTCTATTCGATCTCCGGGGGCACCGGCGCGCACTTCTCCGACCTGGCGACGGCGGCGGGGTTGCGGCTGCCCGCCCTCGGTGACGCCAAGCAGGCCGAACTGCACCAGTGGATACCGGACTACCTGAGCGTCGCCAATCCGATCGACAACGGCGGGCACCCGGTCGGCGACTGGCGCGGCCGCAAGATCATCGACGCGATCCTGACCGACCCGTCCATCGGCGTACTGATCTGCCCGATCACCGGCCCCTTCCCGCCCATGAGCGACAAGCTCGCCCAGGATCTGGTGGATGCGGCGGAGCAGACGGACAAGCTGGTGTGTGTGGTGTGGGGCTCGCCGGTGGGCACCGAGGACGCCTATCGCCGCACCCTCCTCGGCTCCTCGCGGGTGGCGACCTTCCGCACCTTCGCCAACTGCATCACCGCCGTCCGCGCCTATCTGGACCACCACCGCTTCGCGGCCGGCTACCGCTCCCCCTTCGACGACGCCCCCCGCATACCGTCCCCGTCCGCGCGCAAGGCCCAGGCCCTGATGCGTCCGGGCGAACCGCTCAGCGAGCACGCGGCCAAGCAGCTGCTGCGGGCCTACGGCATCCGGGTCCCGCGCGAGCAGCTGGTGACCAGCGCGGCGGCGGCCGTACGGTCGGCGAGCCTGGTCGGCTATCCCGTCGTCATGAAGGCTTCCGGGCCGCAACTGGCGCACAAGACCGAACTCGGCCTGGTCAAGGTCGGACTGACCTCGGCCAGCCAGGTCAGGGACGTGTACCGCGAGCTCACCGACATCGCCCGTTACGAGGACGTAGCGCTGGACGGTGTACTGGTCTGCCAGATGATCGAGCGAGGCGTCGAGACGGTCGTCGGCATCACCCACGACAGCCTCTTCGGGCCGACGGTCACGGTCGGCCTCGGCGGGGTGCTCGTGGAGGTCCTGCAGGACGTTGCGGTGGGTATCCCGCCCTTCGGTGAGGACCAGGCGCGCGCGATGCTCGGCGAGCTCCGCGGCCGCGCCCTCCTGGACGGCGTACGCGGCGCACCGCCCGCGGATATCGATGCGCTGGTCGAGGTCGTGCTCAGGGTGCAGCGGATGGCGCTCGAACTCGACGGTCAGCTGGCGGAGTTGGACATCAATCCGCTGGTCGTCCTGCCACGCGGGGAGGGCGCCGTGGCCCTCGACGCGCTGGCCATCTGCCCTTGA
- a CDS encoding enoyl-CoA hydratase-related protein gives MTPSPSPASVPPADGPAGRVDPVDSLILHATDNGVSWITLNRPEAMNAVTRDQRERLIGLLAEASADPDVRAVVLTATGRGFCAGADLRGSPSSGERVAGDVARMIRDGAQRLITAVLDCEKPVIAAVNGTAAGLGAHLALACDLVLAAESASFIEVFVRRGLVPDGGGAYLLPRLIGPQRAKELMFFGDAVPAAEAARLGLVNRVIPDSELAKTAKEWAERLAAGPTRALALTKQLVNASLDADRATALAAEATAQEINMTTADAQEGVTSFVQRRTPSYRGR, from the coding sequence ATGACGCCCTCACCGTCCCCCGCTTCCGTTCCCCCCGCCGACGGCCCCGCAGGCCGCGTCGACCCCGTCGATTCATTGATACTGCACGCCACTGACAACGGCGTCTCGTGGATCACCCTCAACCGGCCGGAGGCGATGAACGCCGTCACCCGCGACCAGCGCGAACGCCTCATCGGGCTGCTTGCCGAAGCCTCCGCCGACCCGGACGTACGGGCCGTGGTCCTCACCGCGACCGGCCGGGGGTTCTGCGCGGGCGCCGACCTCCGCGGATCGCCGTCGTCGGGCGAACGGGTCGCCGGCGATGTCGCCCGGATGATCCGCGACGGCGCCCAGCGGCTCATCACGGCGGTGCTGGACTGCGAGAAGCCGGTCATCGCCGCCGTCAACGGCACCGCGGCCGGGCTCGGCGCCCATCTCGCGCTCGCCTGCGATCTGGTGCTGGCTGCCGAATCGGCGTCGTTCATCGAGGTGTTCGTACGCCGCGGCCTGGTCCCGGACGGCGGCGGCGCCTACCTCCTGCCCCGGCTGATCGGCCCGCAGCGCGCCAAGGAGCTGATGTTCTTCGGCGACGCCGTACCGGCCGCCGAGGCGGCCCGGCTGGGACTGGTCAACCGCGTGATCCCGGACAGCGAACTGGCGAAGACGGCCAAGGAGTGGGCCGAGCGGCTGGCGGCGGGCCCGACCCGGGCGCTGGCCCTGACCAAACAGCTGGTCAATGCCTCGCTCGACGCCGACCGGGCCACGGCCCTCGCCGCCGAGGCCACGGCCCAGGAGATCAATATGACGACGGCGGACGCACAGGAGGGGGTCACCTCCTTCGTACAGCGACGCACCCCGTCCTATCGGGGGCGGTGA